In Mixophyes fleayi isolate aMixFle1 chromosome 3, aMixFle1.hap1, whole genome shotgun sequence, the genomic stretch GTTTCAGGAGTGATACAATCAGAATAGAAATGGCTGCACCAAATATGAGGAACGGTAAGAAGGATCCTCCAAAGTCGATGATGATTAAATTGAAGCAATTTATTTCCAGAGTTATATTTCCATCATAAGTACCATTGATGAAATGTGTAGAATTCATGTGACGTACTGAGAACACGAACCATACACTTGTCAGACTGGAGAGAACAGACACCATCATTGATGAAAGAAGCAGCCACGGCACCAATCTGGAGATGTTCATCTTAAGTCTCAGAAATAATCTGTTGCTATAGTTTGTGATCTTTACACAGTAGAACACACAGAGCACGGTGCCCCACCACAGGCTGCAGAACTCTACAGACAATATTGCAATTGCAAaacactccaaaatgtttttaacttGATTTACAATCTCAGCATGAAATAGCCATAAAATTAGAAGAATGATCCTCACGGCTCCCAGGCTGGTCACGATAATGTCCACAGTTTGTAGAGTTTGACCCTTCTGCCACCAAATGAAGTTTTTTGTCACTATAAATGCATTGAGAAGTAATCCGATGATCACCAACGTGTAAAGTGCAATTGATAACAAAAGAAAAGTTGTGTAAtccatctttactttttcaaaatcatGAAATTTTGTCAGAGAATCATCATAACCACCCAGCACTGTACTTCTTGTTTATTCTGGATGAGACACCTGCTGTGTGACATGAGATGATATTGAGCTATAATTAAATATAGAACTGCTTGTATATATTTTGCATGATATTTGGTTGTCGATCTACAAGTAAGTAAATCATTGAGAATAAATTTGAGTGTAATCATTTTCATAACTCTAATCAGTGTGACAATCTTCTCTGCTACGTATCTGATAAAGCACCTGATAGCTTTGGAGGAATAGGAATGATGTTTAACTGCAATATACAATCTATActtcaaaataatatttatcatcattatcatcatcatcatttaattatatagcgccactaattctgcagcgctgtacagagaactcattcacatcagtccctgccccattggagcttacagtctaaattcccaaatacagacacacactcacacagacagacagagagggagacagacagagactagggtcaattttttttttttatagcagccaattgacctaacagtatgtttttggagtgttggaggaaaccggagcacccggaggaaacccacgtaaacacagagagaacatgcaaactccacacagataaagccatggtcgggaattgaactcatgaccccagtgctgataggcagaagtgctaaccactaggccatatTTATCAAAATTGCAATGGAATTTAAAGgtcagattatttttttattacttatttaaaaaaacactgaCAACTGTGGATCCCTGTAAGTTCTAGTCCTAAATAGATGTATAGGTTAGGGTAACAATGAATAGATACACTTGATTATAAACCTTTAGCTTTAATAGTCATATAAATGTAATGACCCTGAGTGTCCATGGGGACCTAAGTGTTTAAAAAACAGGTGTATCTTGGACCCTCTGGCTCCTGCCTGAAAGTGTCTTGGCTATATTTTCAGTTCTAAATTTAAAGCAAAGTTCATATGTCTTTGAGTCCCGCTTTTTTCCCCCATCCACTCTAACCCTTTGGAGCAACCTCAAAGAatcaccagtgaaataattagtaccacctgtagatcttttaaaatgtgtccatCAGTAattactacacctgtgctccagctcgGGGATATCGAAAACATGCACTATTAGGAGGCagtgaggactggatttgggaaacactgatataGAGGAAGGTAAGTGACAGTAGACCCAACCAGAGAAGCAGAAAAGGGGTTAGTGGGAAAATCAGAGTTAAGTGAAGCTAAGCAGAACAGCAATGGTATGAGAATCAGCACTGTTTTGAAAATTAAGCCCAAATTGGTCCCAAGACAAAGACATGGTAATCGCAAATATAGCAGATGGAATTCAGAAGAACACCAATGGAGGAAAAAATTGTGGAGATCCCATATATTGGGTTGTGTCCTATGCCAGGTACGCCTCATCATCTACCATACAAGAGAGAGAGACCAGCAGGAGCCAAGGGAAGTAGTTAtccatttttgtacattttagagGGGAAGGTGAAGAGCCTGGGTTAAATTGACTCAGTTGCTTTGGAATCtggagaaaaatagaaaaggtTGATTAGGGTTTTAGGCATTGGAGTGCAGAGGAGGATCTAACAACATGTTTAATACCCACAGAGGAGGCTTTATAGGTTCAGAACCTGAGAGGTTCATATAGACTGTTTGTGCAGAAGATTCAAGAGGCTTGTATCCGATGTCTATGCAGGACTCTCAGAGAGTGAGTAAAGGAAAAGTGGACTCTTACTTTGGCCCTGGATGAGCCATGATCAGGAAGCCACACTGAGGCCAGAATAACACCTTGTTTTAAATTCTTGTTATTGTAAAATATGGGAGCTGCGCACACTCTCACCTCTCATGGAAATGTTTCTCTGATCACTCACAAATTTAGGCTTTTAGAATGCCTTACAATTGATCAAAGTTTATCGTTGAAGATTTCAActgttttgcaaataaataatatacatgcatccaagatggtgccacaaaatatttctgttatatagctttcttttcttttttgtcagGACAGCAATAATATTTAAACAGTACAATTCTCACTTGACAATCTCTAGCACGAATTTGCAATAATTCCACTCTCTATTAGATCAGTCAGCTTGTCCACCACCGATTACCCAGTGCACAGGAAACACCAAATTTTAAAGTCTAAACTCCTCGCCAGATTTAGCTTGATAGACAGATGTCAAACCCAATGCAACACAATGCAATGTTAATTTCACTTCCACCAGTCTGCACCTCCTTTCACACAAAGTGTggatataaaaatatgttaaaattgtgtattttttgtgATGATGTTTAAGctggtatataattatatttttaagttGTAGCATGTATGAAAGAGCATGACTTTGTAAACTCATGTACACATGCAACATTGTCTCAACCTTAACAGCAGGATTATATTCCACTGTCCAATAAATTCCTGCATGAATGTGTATCACACcaaggggtgggtcacatagcctttatttagctgtgtgtctgtgtgtgttaagataATGAAAATCAGTTATTTGTTTAATTATAGATGACTGTATTAGGTAATCAAATGTAATGTCTCTGTGTTATGACCTCTCCTGTATAAGAAAGCTCTGAAGATGCCACCGAACAATACCTAATTGTATcttctgctatccctttgtctgtttgTAGATCTGTGAccagtaaacacagaaaaggacatttctgcctttaaaagagAGCTCCCAAAACACCAGAGGACAAATCACTACCCAGGTATAGCTGTAGTCAGGCTGATGTTGACATTTTGGTCTCTGCAAGTTGAAAGAGAAGGGGCAATTGGTCCCAGTAGTACAGTCCTTTGTTCTGATCTGTCTCAGAGTGAGAGCTGTGTGCCGGTAACTTGGGATAGATACCTtactggtagccttaaaggagaaaGCATCTGCATCCTTAGAGAAGATTGGATGGACAGCGCTCCCTCAgagtgactaggatactggtgaggagCTTTTATTATGCCCTGTATGTGGGTTGTGCAAGTCTGTATGTGTGCTGGCTCTCATTTTGGAGTTGCTTTGCTTTCCAATACTCTGCTCTATGATTGCTTCTCAGAGCACGTGTGGGCTAGATCACGTCACTTGTGCATCTCTTCCATACCTGTGAGCAAAATGTCGGCTTGTCATTCATTCATTGTAACCTAACAAAGGGGGGTAGATCGATGGGAAATACACCCTGCTATTCACACTTACAGGACTTGATAACAGTAACCTGTAATTGCAGGCACCTGATAGCACCTGATTACAGGCACTAGATTTAGAAGTGTGGTAGTTCTTATCCTAGCTGAGCTTTAAATGTCAGGGTAGAAATAGTGTAAAATTTTTGTGCAACTACCAGGAAAAGCAGACAGTAAATTACTTATGTTTAAAATttcagacacatattttaaaccattacTGTGTGATATGGTTTAGCTAAGGttcaaagtaacacatttattGTGACTTAATTTGCTTCTTTCCTCCTttcctcatcacaaacttactgaggaattacattttaagcaacacagagggtgtcactcaccggactgcgagtgcctctgcgctggtgcgtggctccctagccttcctgccggcacctagcctgaaccgcggccgtccgccatcctgttggtctgcgcatgcgcagctcccaagaactcttgtgactgttgcttttaatctaaattggttgatcaggcaactcccgatttaaggcacctgtgtgcattacctcattgcctgatcttggagtctcattccctgtgagtctctgaaggtgtctcctgtgttctactagtgtcttcagtttcctgctgattcctgatttactcatcgctggtttccaaacccgctactgtctcctgtgtactactagtgtcttcagttcctgtggattccctgtgctactcatcgctggtttccatacctgctacagtctcctgtttcctgcctgtgtcctcagctggactctaattaccggatctactcacctgtggtttctacacttgtctctgccgtccagaatctctgcagttcctgcatctccctgtggacagactgttctactgaatagcggtaggcctatctgttattgactttctacgttttaCTCTGCATGTCcactaggacaagtttccacgctcagcagcggtatccatacccgctatagactgttattgttacgctgcatacctgtttggaattaaccgtactactcagtcgttatatgcatcattgtgattgactatccattattggcctgcatatctgtgctgagcaagtctctaccaagcagcgccacacataccggtATATAGAcgttgttggatacgctgcacatctattgggatcaagttcctctgtgctctcagtgtctgcatcctattatctttgtatgcttccactcatcgacacctgtacacatcctcacctattaagcagtggtacaacttgctatacgcagagcactgacttccccgctacctacctgcacctggacaagtcttctcaccataagcacataagcagtggtacaacttgctgtacgcagaccactgacttccgcgctacctacctgcacctggacaagtctactcaccataagcagtggtacaacttgctgtacgcagaccactgacttccccgctacctacctgcacctggacaagtcttctcaccataagcagtggtacaacttgctgtacgcagatcactgacttccctgcttCCTCCCTgaatctactcacgtccatcctgatctccgtgttcaaatctgcttttccattatagatgcaagtcactgactcatctaccattatagctgcaagtcgctgactcattgaccaagatagctgcaagtcactgactttctcATATcctattggcatcctctctccatctgctgtgatatacgttccgctagtcaccctgctaccagaggaccgttgtgttgaCTTCACCGCTCTGGTAAGcctgtcatctggtgaaatcctgggcaagactcctagtgcccgtgacagtaagatcaggccatgacagacccaggatcggaaccaacagctaaagagatgctgcagtatctggtcacccgaatcgaacaacaagatgttcgccaacaacagttgttgcaatattgtcaggctttagcctcccaaggaatccctaaacaaaatgtagcagctactgttgatcctccagtacctccatCTTCTTCCCCAGTTTTATCCCAGGTATCTATCGCTTcgacgctacacctgcctacttcttctaaatatgatggagaccccaaaacctgtaggggttttcttaaccaatgctctgttcattttgaacttcaacctcataacttccctactcatcgttccaaagtggcctacctcatctctttgtttttccggacaggctctcgcatgggtctcccctctgtgggaaagaaatgaccccttattggaagatagtgccatgtttatttctacatttcaaagtatttttgacgaacctggtcgtcttATCTCcgcagcttccagtattctccgactacgccaaggatctcggactgtagctcagtatgtcattcaatttcggatacttgcctctgaacttcagtggaacactgaggcgctgatagccgccttctggcaggggctttccgacaagattaaagatgcactgccctcacaagaattaccctcctccttggatgatttgatttctctttgccatcgtgtagacataaAGTTTCGTGAGAGAGATCCCGAAAGATTAACTTCCtccaaagcgcctcttcgctcagtatcccaagttcgtcaTCCTCCACCTctagtagaacctatggaggtaggccgctctaaattaacatcagaggagagagagcgaagagtgaagaatagactctgtatctattgcgctgactctactcacatgctgaactcatgtcctagaaagtcgggaaatgccaggccctaaccagttctggagaggtaaggttagggtccctgggggtaaatgtatcaagctgcgagtttgcaactccagcgattttcttaggagagttgaaactagctgatgtatgaagctgagatttcatgcaaaatcgccagagttctgcttctgtcaaaatcgctacttgcaaaatcgccagagatcaaactcaccactgtttgccactgcagctatacagctctcaaatgtataaagctgcgagttagcaaactcaggagagtttgctttaaaacacgccagatacaacacgctgcttgatagcagcgtgttgtacaaacacatcactgttacactgccctggcagtgttaaaactgtaaagaatagatcaaagttgaaaaaaaaaaaagcgtgaggtccccccgctatttatgcttaaccctagtgctgcctgactagtgctggtcccgtgaaaatcggggaaaaattttgcgtggggttcccccgattttcactttaccagcactaggcaaaccagccagggttggcggcactatagcagggagacgcgcggcaggagtccccctgccataatgactaaccaaccctagactgttcagcgctgggctggattccctagggagtggggtccgctgagaaaaacgagcgggccccccctagaaagaaccagcccagtgctgatagcactagggctcttcctactacccctgggctgtgggtagtagggtaatacggcgtaaagtagtaaaaaaaaaaaactgacaccaatttttttttgtattacaggttacgcaagtagcgtagcacatgcgcaatgcgctatgttaattgcgtaagcgctagatacagtattatgtgatttccccactagcgtgggaaaataccatagtacagtagttagctcttacgcaaacagcgtaagagcattgcgtaACGGACCTTCttctaggtaggaggtgtttgcggcggctcctggtttgtttgttttttatcttcaatcaagactaaagattcgggatgtacaaatatatgccccttctgggcgaagagttcctgttgacaaagattcccttatggaggtacaaatggctgggactggggcaagccggcaagatggatttacaaataataagtgacattggatcaaaaaagaaggcatcattggtaagtatttgttttttttttatttttaataaatacttgtggtttaaaagagggtggttagtgtctttattgtgggttttattatttttaataaatgtatgtggtttataagagggtgttgtggctttgtaaacttttttctttgtggaactacggggcccagcaagccagggatgtcagggcatgttggcacttgtggttctccaagtgcaaacatgccctggctgccgtgggtatgctgttgcttgtagttatacaagcaccagcatggccacactgtttttagcaacctggctggctgggacttgtagttccacaaaaaaattggtgtcagtttgttttttttactactttacgccatattaccctactacccacagcccaggggtagtaggaagagccctagtgctatcagcactgggctggttctttctaggggggggcccgctcgtttttttcagcggactccactccctagggaatccagcccagagctgaacagtctagggttggttagtcattatggcagggggacccctgccgcgcgtccccctactatagtgccgccaaccctggctggtttgcctagtgctggtaaagtgaatatcgggggaaccccacggaaaatttttccccgattttcacgggaccagcactagtcaggcagcactagggttaagcataaatagtggggggacctcacgctttttttttttcactgtgatctgttctttacagtttttacagctgccggagctccggcagctgtatgacaggggcagtgtaacagtgatgtgtttacaactcactgttacaacacaggcgagtttgccaaacacaggagagtttgctaaactcgtcagtctttacatcgctcaaaatcgccagagatgaccagcgattttgaacatgagtgtcaaaatcgcagcttgatacatgtccagtttttaaaaaaaaaattgcgggtaagcgatttgccgcgatttaatcgcgctggcaaactcgcattttgatacatttacctcctggagccctctccatgttctacgaatgtgaaagtttgtgcttttgatgtcacggtttcctttgctaccaaatcctttgtgtctcaagcacttatagattctggagctgctggaaattttatctctagttccctagtgaatcaatggtccctaccagtgattcctttaaaagcacctatggctgttactgctatcgatggatcacgtataattaatggactcattactcaaagtacgtctccactgactcttcaaattggagccttacaccaagaaaaaatttctttactgatcctccctgttactaccagtcccatcgtactaggccttccatggcttcaacttcattcccctcagattgactggaatacTCCTCAAATCACTTCCTGGCgtcccgaatgtcgtcatcgttgtctctctcaagttgttccactcaaaatacagcagtcttccatttcaccgtgtccaccgggtctccctccacagtatgcttcctttgcggatgtgttcgataaggttcagtaagaacaccttcctcctcatcgggcatgggattgtccgattgacttacaacctggcaagaaccctcctaggggccgtgtgtatccacatTCATTACcagagactcaagcaacatctgagtatattaaggagaacctccagcgaggatttatccgaccttccacctctccatcTGGAGCagggttcttcttcgtgaagaagaaagatggatcactaCGTCCCTgcatagattatcgtggactcaatgccattaccatcaaaaatcggtaccctattccgttaattacagagctcttcgatcgcattaagggagcccggatcttttccaagctggatcttcgaggcgcctataatttaatcaggatcaagtccggagacgaatggaagacagcttttaacaccagggatggccattatgaacatctagttatgccctttgggttgtgtaacgcccctgctgtcttccagggtttcgtgaatgagatcttccgggacttgctgtatgtctgtgtcgtcgtctatctggacgacatattaattttttctcaggatctgcccactcatcatcaacatgtggcagaggtcctttccagactccgaagaaattctttattttgcaaactagagaaatgttcatttgagttatcccagattccattcctgggatacattgtgtctggagtcggtcttaagatggatccagaaaaggtgaacgctgtattacgttggccccagccaactactctccgagcaatccaacgctttttaggatttgcgaattattacagacgcttcattcaaggtttttcgtccattgcctctcctatagtggccctgacccacaagggggctaacactaaacaatggtcctccgaggcccttcaagctttccagtctctcaaagagtccttctcttccactcctgttcttcgacagcctgatgtgatgcttcccctcttcctagaggtagacgcctctaatgttggcttaggggccatattatcccaaagatcggagcaacaaaaattccatccttgtgccttctattcccgaggtcttctaccggcggagaagaattataccattggggacaaggagttgttggccataaaagccgCATAAGaagagtggagatatctgctggaggaagctcgtcatcctgtaaccatttttatggaccacaaaaacctgtcatatctgcagtcagcccaatgcttgaatccccgtcaagcaagatggtttcttttcttttcccgttttgagctgattataaccttcaaaccagcttccaagaataaaaaagcagacgccctgtctcgggcgttagtgacgtcctcagacgttgaagatggtcctaaccattttttttagaccccaaatgtgtgactctggccacttcgtccaccaaggtgctaccatttgggagaaccctcgtgcctccatctctacaaaggaaaatattgtcctggtatcattcctcacgtttttctggacattcgggtgaacgcaagaccctagaagtcctttctcgaagctacgggtggccttctatgaggaaagatgtcaaagactttgtggccgcttgtgagctgtgttcccagtttaaaactccccgcagaacaccagcgggattattacaaccactacccattccttccaaaccttggacccatattagtatggactttgtcaccgatcttcttccaagtaaaaagtgtaatactatctgggtagtggtggatcgattttcaaaaatggcacatttcgttcctttgaccggtttaccttcttcatctactctggctgatcatttcatcaaagagattttccgaattcatggatgtccttctgagattgtttcggataggggagtgcaattcgtttccagattctggcgagccctttgtaagaccttgggtattcggttatcactctcatcttcctaccatcctcaatcaaacagacagaccgagagagtcaatcaagatcttgaaactttcattaggatgttctcctcagccaagcaagacaactgggtagatttacttccatggacTGAATTCGcatataacaacatgtatcatgagtcatcttcaagaagtccattctttgtggtttacggtcaccatccgtctttcccggaatttcctgccctccctcccacccaagttcctgctgtggagactgtttgtcagaccttcaaagatatctggtctcaggtcaaaacctgtttaaaaaagacatctgccagatacaagtcctttgcggataaaaagaggcgggctattccaccactaaagattggagatcgtgtatggctttctaccaaaaatattcgcttgaaggttccatctatgaagttcgctcctcgtttcattggtccatataggatcattcaagtgataaatccagtctgcttcaaacttctactacccaagAACCTTCATATCTTAAAGGCCTTCCATGtatcattactcaagcctcttatcatcaaccgattctctgttcctccttcagcacctcggccagttcaagttcatcaagaggaggagtttgagatcactcatttattagacgcaaaaatttcgtgaggagttcttcgtttccttgtgcactggaagggctttggtccagaggagcttTCCTAGATCCGggctgatgatctcaacgccccacctctcctgaaaaaattatattcccagaatccgggcaaacccggctccttgtgttctgtgcccacctttaaaaggggggtactgtcactcaacggaccgtgagtgcctctgcactggtgcgtgactccctagccttcctgccggcacctagcctaaaccgcggccgtccgccatcctgatggtctgcgcatgcgcagctcccaagaactcttgtgactgttgcttttaatctaaaatggttgatcaggcaactccctatttaaggcacctgtgtgcattacctcattgcctgatcttggagtctcattccctgtgagtctctgaaggtgtttcctgtgtactactagtgtcttcagtttcctgctgattcctgatttaCTCATTgctggttcccatacccgctactgtctcctgtgtactactagtgtcttcagtttcctgctgattcctgatttactcatcgctggtttccatacccgctacagtctcctgtgtactactagtgtcttcagttcctgtggattccctgtgctactcatcgctggtttccatacctgctacagtctcctgtttcctgcctgtgtcctcagctggactctgattaccgtaTCTActtacctgtggttcctacactcatctctgccgtccagcgtctctgcagttcctgcatctccctgtggacagactgttctactgaatagcggtatgcctatctgttattgactttctacgtttactctgcatatccactaggacaagtttccacgctcagcagcggtatccatacccactatagactgttattgtaacgctgcatacctgtttggaattaaccgtactactcagtcgttatatgcatcattgtgattgactatccattattggcctgcatatctgtgctgagcaagtctctaccaagcagcaccacacataccgttatatagacgtTGTTGGAtatgctgcatatctattgggatcaagttcctctgtgctctcagtgtctgcatcctattatctttgtatgcttccactcatcgacacctgtacacatccttacctattaagcagtggtacaacttgctatacgcagagcactgacttccccgctacctacctgcacctggacaagtcttctcaccataagcagtggtacaacttgctctacgCAGACCACTTACTTCCATGCTaccaacctgcacctggacaagtcttctcaccataagcagtggtacaacttgctgtacgcagaccactgacttccccactacctacctgcacctggacaagtcttctcaccataagcagtggtacaacttgctgtacgcagaccacttacTTCCCTGCTACATCTCTgaatctactcacgtccatcctgatctccgtgttcaaatctgct encodes the following:
- the LOC142143075 gene encoding taste receptor type 2 member 4-like; amino-acid sequence: MDYTTFLLLSIALYTLVIIGLLLNAFIVTKNFIWWQKGQTLQTVDIIVTSLGAVRIILLILWLFHAEIVNQVKNILECFAIAILSVEFCSLWWGTVLCVFYCVKITNYSNRLFLRLKMNISRLVPWLLLSSMMVSVLSSLTSVWFVFSVRHMNSTHFINGTYDGNITLEINCFNLIIIDFGGSFLPFLIFGAAISILIVSLLKHTRNMSSKDSGFKKPQLVAHIMALVNMSSFLFFYVVFVTGDKLKEFEGLDRFKKAYEKVKEDLDEYDKFIMEKKRTKFLRDKNDYAQNKIFRWDVRKSTRPTTSFSTSEIESSEGEISETSPGNRDQLFQSRDFLGRGSRDTEGGGHVPTNRYEGGGARSKDKKRKQMEGLEGLQTFRRNNRRQR